The DNA region ctggtctttaagttttgcccctAATAAGAAACAACTTTTTCGTGtgccataagtttatatttttgcaaCCTAAAGAACATGTGCCGGCTAGTTATAACTTCGATtttataaagggtaaaaactaAATACCTActatttgaaggacaaaccgtgcaatttcttctatttactgTTATTTTGAGTTACCATATTATGATTACTCTAAACAGTTATCATATAACATCTTAACAtgatgatataaaaaaaaaagtttataatGTCAGGGCGTAGAAGTTAAACTTTTTGTTTAATTGTGATTTAGCTTTTCttgtagttttttatttttgttgtttttccatTACTTAAATTTTCTACTTCTTTAACTGTTCTTGTATGAATTTCAGAACCAATGGACAAATGTTTTTGCTGGCCTAGTAACAAAAGCAATGACCCTTGAAGTCTTATCAACTGGCGTAGCAGGAAATTACAATGGAGCATTGCAAGTGGTATTGTTCAATTTCTACTTGTGGCcctcttttaatttttcttcttcagcCACAAATTCCTTATTCAGGATCAGCATGTTTTTTCAGTATATAAAGAATGTTTAGACATATATGCGTACTAGTCTATGACCCtttgttacatatatatgtcaCTAGTTAAAAATTTGATTCTCGTACTttgaattcttttcttctttaaacAGACGAAATATATTCTAATGGATTTTTTCTTACGTTTTATTTTAGATGACAGCTGAGTTCCAGGTTCCTTCTCCACTCGTTCCAACTCGCGAGAACTATTTTGTAAGATACTGTAAGCAACATGCTGACGGGACATGGGCAGTGGTTGATGTATCCCTGGACAATTTGCGCCCTACTTCAGTGTCGCGGTGCAGAAGAAGGCCGTCTGGTTGTTTAATTCAGGAATTGCCAAATGGCTACTCCAAGGCAACGACACTCCTCAACATTTCAACTACAGAAAATTTTTACGTTGTCAAATCATAGGAGTTATGTAAACTCTTTATTAAAATAACACATTGATATATGTTCACTAGGTTACGTGGGTTGAACACATTGAGGTGGACGAAAAAGCTGTCCACAGCATCTACAAACCTCTAGTCAATTCAGGCCTTGCATTTGGAGCAAAACGATGGGTAGCAACATTAGATAGACAATGTGAACGGCTTGCAAGTGCAATGGCGAATAACATCCCAGCAGGAGATGTTGGAAGTAAACAGCGATTAATCTCTTCATTTAATTAGTTGGTAAATTCAATGTTGCACAATCGCGGATCACTGAtgttcattttaaaaaaatgcagTCATCACAAGTCCAGCTGGTCGCAAGAGTATGTTAAAACTCGCTGAGAGAATGGTGATGAGCTTTTGTGCTGGTGTTGGTGCATCGACAACTCACACATGGACAACATTGTCCGGAAGTGGTGCTGATGATGTTAGAGTCATGACTAGAAAGAGTATTGATGATCCAGGGAGGCCTCCTGGTATTGTGCTGAGTGCTGCAACATCTTTTTGGCTGCCAGTTTCTCCTAAGAGAGTTTTTGATTTTCTCCGGGACGAAAACTCTAGAAGTGAGGTAAAATCATGAAGCAAGTGGCTTTAATTTAGTTCACTTCCATCAATTTCTTGCCCTTATTGGAATTTATATAATCTAAGTGGTTATAgaattggaaagttgaaatgttagtgTGATATAAGGAATTTAAATCAATAAGTAATTGCTCAAATGTTATCGTGTTAAAGATACTTCATCACATCATTACAGAAggattttccttttttggttgACTTAGAATGAACTTTCCTCTGTTTTTGTTATTTGTTGGGGGATTAAATTTGCTCCTAACTTGTAGTTTCATCGTAACATAAACTTTCAATATCCAAATATTTCAAATCAACTTCACGTCATCTGACCATCTGCTgctaattaaatatgtatagTGGGATATTCTTTCAAATGGTGGGCTTGTTCAAGAAATGGCACATATTGCAAATGGTCGCGATCCAGGAAACTGCGTATCTCTACTCCGTGTCAACGTATGGTCATCTTATTCTATCTAGTTCATTGTTTTGTCTTAGTATAGGAAAAAAATCATAGTATCTCTTTTAATTTCTGCAGAGTGGAAACTCGAACCAAAGCAATATGTTGATACTCCAAGAAAGCTCCACTGATTCAACAGGATCTTATGTTATTTATGCACCAGTTGATATTGTTGCAATGAATGTTGTGTTAAGTGGTGGTGACCCTGACTATGTTGCTTTATTACCTTCTGGTTTTGCTATACTTCCGGATGGGTCGACGAATCATCACGGTGGAGGTAATTCAGAAGTTGGCTCTGCTGGCGGATCACTACTCACTGTAGCATTTCAGATATTGGTTGATTCTGTCCCAACAGCAAAACTTTCCCTTGGCTCTGTTGCAACTGTTAACAGTCTCATCAAGTGCACAGTTGAGAGGATTAAAACCGCCGTAACCTGTGAAAATGCATGATAAAAATCTAAGGTAAGACATGTCTACACATGTTTATGAATTGGATTTGACTTAATACACACTGATAGCGTAAAGAATCGCATGGTTTACTCTTTCTTTCCCAACttatgtgatacatttttcCGAGTTAGTATGTCCAAGAAAGAATGATACATTCATATATTTGGAAATAACATAACTTTAAACTTCATATTTTACTCTTAGtgagccacacaaatatctataactCGTTTTAGGCCACAGATCTCAAAAGTTTTTCTATGTGCATCACATAAAACTGGATGGAAGGAGTAACATTTTATACTAGCaagttaaattttatgttaCTGAATTAAGATTACTGTGACAGTTATCTGTCATGAATTTATGGTTTGAATTTTTAAACTTATCATAGTGTATTTTTTCTGATCAGTGGCAGGTGAAATTGAAGGGGGAAGAGATAacagaaaataacaaaatatacATGCACTGTGAGACAAAGGGAAGGAGTCGAGAACGCACCTCAAATGAAATCCTTGCATTGTGgtgatttttatttaatttggaaaaaagtatTTCACCATGGTGCAAGGGTTATAGGTTCGGGTATTGACTTCACCAAGCCTTATTGGTAAATGTCAAGATATATAAACTAAACTAGCATCAATGCTTttgttttggagttttttgCTTTAAGGTTTAATTAGGACAATTTCTCTATGTTCTTTGAAAGAAGTTTAGTATGACTTCTGAAAGCTTATGTTTGCTAACAAGTTCATGGATTAGGTTTTAAGTTTTTGcattaatttgaaatatttagttCTGATATCATATATGGAATATCTTTCCAGCAGCTCAGAGATTGATTTTTATCATTGTCCTATATATATGTTGAATGATAACTGCTAAATAATTCATATAGGGTTCTAAATTCTGCGAAAGGACAGCTTACTGGTTCAGATATATTATCTATACCTActaagtaatttttttaatacaaatataaggTTTGAGTCAAAGTATCTGCCCctgttttttttgtttatcaGATTaggtttggtaaaaaaaaaaaattgaaaaagtcATACTTTGTTATAGTAGTTGTATTTATACCATATCTGAAAAGAGGACGCCACTGCATGTTTATGGCAAGTTTACTATCTAATTATATTCCATAAAAATCATCTATTAATTGTTCAAAATATTACTCGGTATATGATTTCGACTTTACCTTTATCGATAACATTTCTAACTGAAATGGACACCTACTGAGAAAGGAAATagaagaatatgagaatataGCTATAACCCAAATTATGTGAAATATTATCACCATTAGCAGGATGTATTAATGGCTGCACTAATTTAATGGCAACGACTATTGAAGTTGTTGCATCACATAAATGAGCTGTGCAAGACTTCGGTAACAGTTCAGTAGCTAGTAATTTTTCTGGTGATGCCCATTTCTGTCTTACGATCAGTGTGCACTGTGCACTAAATGCAATTACGTTTGTTTGCTGTAAATATCAAACACCTTgtcgttcacttttatttgtccattatatCAAACAAATATATTCACTTCTATATATCActtttaacatatcaagagacacatttttttttatgtttcacacttagagcccgtttggcttagcttataaattcttgaaaatgaactttataagttgtttttttacttttgagtgtttggtgTTGCCCACTTATgccattttgtcttaaaatagccaaaaaaataagttggcctacccaacttatttttattttttttggcttataagctgctttttttaagcccatccaaacaggctcttagtattaattacttattCCCTAGGTTACTCAAACTCTCCAAAAATATTGTCATACACTATTTCTGGAGGATCTGACACACACCCATCGACATTTTTAAAGAGTCTGAACAACATAGTTGATTCctcaaattattttccaagaCCTAAGACtaaacatcaattaatatggatattatgataaaatacctTAATCAATTATTGTTTCTTAAAGAACGTGCAAAATCGAAAttgaacaaataaaaatgaacacaaacagtatttgataaaatacttatataattTCCCATGCACCTTCGCTTAATGCAtcttaaaaggaaaaggaaaagcaaAAGCACTTGAATATCATGCAACTGAAGGTTAGAATGCGTAAACCTCTATTATGTccgagaaaagaaaaaaaaatcaatctcaTGCTTCGCCATCATATACATTCTCCGTTTACTTTAACTTGTCCACtatatcaaaaatatattttcacttttacttatcacttttatcattcaagataaaaataaaaataaatcatgtTTTATTTACCCTTGTTagcattaattacttattttctaaATCATTTTCCAAGACCTAAGAATAAACATCAATCAAAATGGGTATTGCGGTAAAatatccatgttaattattatttcttaaaggaTGCGTAAGTCCAAactggataagtaaaagtgaacgggaGAGTACCAATATAGATTTTGCCCTAGCCTCATCCTTTGAACTTAATCATAACAAACTAACACGTGATTTTCACCGACCATAAGGAAAAATGCTCTTATCCTTGCAGAAACATGATAGGTGGATTTTTCTGTTAAAATCGTTTCTCTTTGGTAGTTTACAAACTATTTGAACAactttaaattatatatttcgATATATAGTATAATGATATTTTACACATAGTAATATTTAACAAGTTATAGCATGTATCGATCTATTTTCTAAGTTACTCTAtcagtatataacttaaattcataaAGTATCACGTGGCATAATACCATTACCGTAGGAAGAAACTTTTGTAACTGCACAACCATAaggttaattaatttaatgcTATAACTCAGACATGATTTTCCTCTAACATTGATTTAACTGCAAAGCAATTAGCTCAGAGAACAGATCAGCTCCAAATCCTTCGCCTTTTATTCCTGTCCTTTCCAACCAGGCACAATTTAAGTTCTCCAAACCTAACTAAAATGTAGTACTAATAAACATTGTACTATTCGTACATACAATAAGATCTACATGACGAAAGGTAGAAAGCAACATAGTTTTGATGCTAAAACATGGACCATTTCAACTTGATCGTAAAAGTGCAGTACTCCGATCCATAAACATTGTACTACTCGTACTTATAGTTAGATTTTCACATTACATAAGTAGCTAGCAAAGCTTTTGAAGCTAAAACATGGACCATTGCTACTTGGTACATAGTATAATAGAGTATTAATTACAATCGTTTTAAATGCACAATATGTTCAcatttatatgacactcttttTGTTGTTATTAAAAGAATGACATTattctatatttgaaaaatatttaactttGAACTTTCCGTTTCACCTTTAAAAATATAGCCATAGaaatgtcaaaatatattaaaGACGCCACGGAATTAGAATATTTTGGTATGTATCAAAAGCTATTCTTTCAAACTACGTGACCAATCAAGCACTACTATATATTACTCTTTAGCATGAAACTTTCCGTTTTGCCTTTAATGGCATGTTTTTATATCAATAGAAATGGCATACTCCATATTAAAGGCAACAAGTTTTAAGAATAGTTTTGGTATATACTgtgtcaaaagtactttttttttttttttcttaattaaaatctGTGACCAGCCAAAACTAGGGTCCGGAACAaaaataaccccaaaaaaaagggtatgAACGAAAATAacccagaaaaaaaaataggtacaaaagtacctttaacgcatgattttcatgcgttaaaggacttaacggaGACGGACCTGTTAAGTACTTTAACGCACAATTTTCATGCGTTATTGCATTTGAATCCAATAACGCACTATTTTCATGCGTTATtggattgtgttttttttttttcttttctttctttctttctttccttctttctttctttctttctttcctttttactttctttcacacttttttacatactttagccatagattaatcatgcttcgagactccgaaacgtcaacattttatatagaatctgatatttttttcggcgtactataatgtaggctcgatacatcaaggatacgtaaacgttcggattgtcgttttaggggttgaaaaggtgcccgaagtaagttttgtttgaaaaaatttagcgttttttacatactttagccatagattaatcatgcttcgagactccgaaa from Lycium ferocissimum isolate CSIRO_LF1 chromosome 2, AGI_CSIRO_Lferr_CH_V1, whole genome shotgun sequence includes:
- the LOC132046311 gene encoding homeobox-leucine zipper protein MERISTEM L1 is translated as MFKPNMFDSHHHLLDMSSSAHKTPENEMDFIRDEEFDSKSGTDIMEAPNSGDDQDPNQRPNKKKRYHRHTQHQIQEMESFFKECPHPDDKQRKELGKRLGLEPLQVKFWFQNKRTQMKAQHERSENTQLRNENDKLRADNIRYKEALSNATCPNCGGPAAIGEMSFDEQHLRIENARLREEIDRISGIAAKYVGGKPILNFPQLPSSEARRSLDLGFGPQSSLLGEMYSAGDLLRTAISGLTDVEKPMVIELAVAAMEELIRMAQTGEPLWIPNSDIYCTETLSEEEYVRSFPRGIGPKPLALNSEASRESAVVIMNHINLVEILMDVNQWTNVFAGLVTKAMTLEVLSTGVAGNYNGALQVMTAEFQVPSPLVPTRENYFVRYCKQHADGTWAVVDVSLDNLRPTSVSRCRRRPSGCLIQELPNGYSKVTWVEHIEVDEKAVHSIYKPLVNSGLAFGAKRWVATLDRQCERLASAMANNIPAGDVGIITSPAGRKSMLKLAERMVMSFCAGVGASTTHTWTTLSGSGADDVRVMTRKSIDDPGRPPGIVLSAATSFWLPVSPKRVFDFLRDENSRSEWDILSNGGLVQEMAHIANGRDPGNCVSLLRVNSGNSNQSNMLILQESSTDSTGSYVIYAPVDIVAMNVVLSGGDPDYVALLPSGFAILPDGSTNHHGGGNSEVGSAGGSLLTVAFQILVDSVPTAKLSLGSVATVNSLIKCTVERIKTAVTCENA